The DNA region CCTGTTCTATTGCTGCTTGTTTCCTTGGTGCCATCTTGTCTACAGTGAACATGTGTGTAATAAGGATGGCTAATTCTGGACTATTGTGGCTGACATGGACTCACTGCCtcatctttaatatttttttaagtgacaAAAAGACTAAAAAGGTCTGTAAtatgacagagagacacacagtcGCATAATGCATGGTTTTATGGTACCTTGTGGCCTAAAACATGTTGGTTTCTCTTCAGAAAATTGTTTCATTTTAGCTTAAACCTTTGTCTCATTTTAACTGAATGCATTATCTGCTCACTTGGAAACCTTTACAGTgtgatataaaaaatattgtaattaTATGTCAAAGatttaataaaatgcaacatcCTGCAATCATTTTTTGTCACTGTACACACATTGTTTTAGCTATCTTATTACCAAAATGAGAAAATGATCATGCCACATGACTTATCTGGCAAGCTCTGGgaccagtgatttttttttttttttactttgttctgCCCATCCAGTTACCTCAGACCAATCAAAATGATTGTTTCATGGAGAGCACATCTATAGTAACAGTGCAATGTAAATGCTTGTAAAACCTTATCCATCCCATTTTATCTGATTTCCCACATTACCTGACTTCACCCTACACTGCAAACTGACTTTTCAGTTGCTTTCAATTTAATTCGTTGTGAACGTTTGAAGTGATTGAAAAGACATTGCTTTCCATTGTAGCAGTGAACCAGGGCTGACCTGTTGCTATATGCTCCTAAGGTAAATAACTGGTCTGGGCAGCCcatctgaaaataaactcacaggctCTGTAATAATCCTCATGGCCTgcagcctacacacacacacacacacacacacacacacacacacacacacacacacacacacacacacacacagccacaaagACAGCCGTGTACAGATTTAACAACTTTTGAGGTATGTATAGCCATTTAAGAGCATTATAGCAGCCACCCTTTCCAGTTAAAAGCTTTAATTCTCCAAGGGAAGCCAAGGTCAAATGTGATGCAGGATACCAACCTTGAGCCTGCACGGTGTGGGATTATATATGTAGCCtataaaaagaaacacattgcACACAAGTCCATATATCACTTGCAAACAATTTTATTATTGCAAAATGTATCATAGGAAGCCTTCATTTTTTAGTCTgcacacaaaacagcaaaagtGCATCTGATCTCACAGAGCAGTTCAGATCACATAGTGCTGGaggggatttaaaaaaaaaagggggggggcaggggggcATGTATGACACAAGGGAACAGATCTGATTATGACAAGAATGTGTGCTTTTACAGACTTTTAATAACCGAGTTGTTGCAAAAGTTACTCAAAAGACAAGTCCATTCAATCCCTTACATAACGTTACTCAGGACATGTCAGGGAGCCAGAGAATGGGGCCACAGACCTACCAGGTGGTACTATTCTGTTGTATGACACAGCTCAACTGGCAGTGTTAAGACAGATTTGTGACATATATAACttaagtgaaaaaaaagcaaattttaGTCACTGCACTGCTGCAAAACCTCAAATAAATAGTCACAGGGCTGTTTATCTGCTGTCTTAATGGAAGTGACTTGTGCTCAGTATCAGATCTCAAGATGTATGACTTGAAAAACACCTTACCATTGAACAGACATCAAATCAAAGGAGAATATATATATCAAACATGAACCATTaataattttcatttaaaaaccaTTTCCTCTTTCAACAATGCAAATCACATATATTGACAGAAAGGCGcttcatttttctttatccGCTTGTTTAAGCATGCCTAATGGCATTATCTGTCCAAGCAGCATGCATCCCTGTTTAAATCTGTCcatctgctcacacacacacacacacacacacacacacacacacagtgtaattTACCATGattgaatatattttttctcCTTACAAAATTCTCCATATAGCCTACATTTCTTTAACATTATCTCAGATGCAGACAGTCGAGTGTATCATCAAATTACATCCATAGAAAAGTGAAGAGTATTTACAAGAGTTAAGTGCATcttcaaacatttatttgacCCAATTTGGCTTTTTAAACTAAGTTTGAAGTAgctgaaaaaaaagagatacTGCATGTGATAAAATCTCCAGCAATAACAACAGAGAGCTTATAAGAAGAAATATGCAAATAACGCAATAAaggatcttttttttaaaaaaaaaatctgaactatacaaaatgaaaacaacatcAAGGGTCCATTTGTACATTCAAGCATCcgaaaatacaaatatttctaATGTACATTTTTACAGTTACACAGTTGGTGCCCAGTCCAATTACACTGTTATGTATTCCTTGAAGGTGACGGTGAGGCAGTTTGTAGTAATGTCTGTGATTACTATATTCCCAAGGAAAGGCTGGAAAGAGGGAAACgtctcctctttcctcttttcatggttagaaacagaaactgaactgactttctcctcctctgtagttttttgtgtttcagcgtgtctttctgtctgtacGTCCATTTGTGTttcatcctgtgtgtgtgcttcagcttgtgttacagtttgagcttgtgtgtgtgtttcaggctgGGTAGCTTTAGGCCTGGACTTGACAATGCTCAAGTCAATAGGTTCCTCTTGGTCTGCATACCCACAGTCCTGCAGTCCAGTGTGACTCTGGTGTCCGTTTTGGTCGATGCTGATGCTTTGGGCAGGCGAAGATATCGTGTTGGGAGTGCTGATACTCCTGGAGCTCAAAAACCTCTTACTACTCCCGTGCTCCTCGTTGTCTGTGTCAGAAAGGTGTCGCTTTAGTCCTTGAAATCCACCTTGGCTTCCTCTTTGGTCCAGCGGGGAGGGACCTCCCCTATCCAAAGGCCGGGAGAGCAGATTAGTCTTGGTTGTCAATTGTAAAGGCTGATCCACTGAAAGCTGcccctgacccctgacctcGACATGTTTATCCTGTTCCGTCACAGTTGGCTCCGTTTTAGGGGACTGTTCCTTTTCTGTGGGGCAATCTCCATTAAATCCAGAGCTGTGAAAAGTTGGTTTGTCTTTAGAGTTTTTTGCAAATCCATTCATGAGGCCGAGCTTCTTGACCAGTTTCATCTTCTCGAGATGGTTCTCCGTGCTGTTGTCAGTTCCTTGCAGCGGCTTTTCAGCAGAATTGCCGTTTTTAATCTTAGCTGCCTGCATTCCATTTTCCATGTACTTGCTCATGACAATAACAATCCGCCCgttcttgtttttgttcttaaCAATCTTTAGCTTGCTGTTGCTGACACCATTGGACTGCGGTGAAGCATCCTCTTTAGGTTTTACCTTCTCCGGCTCTTTGTGGCCATTGAGGTCTGCTGGAAGCTTCTTCAGCTCCATGGTGATGTCCTTGACTTTGGTCAGACAGCCTGAGTCCTTGTCCCGGACCCACTTTTGCTGCAGCACTGGGGGAAGATTGTACCCCTTGTTAGCTAGCTCTGGAGCTTTGACCTCTCGGGGCTTAGCAAATACAGGCTCATGCCCCTTGAGGTCCGGCTGGTAGTGGTGGTGCTTCTTGCTGTTGAGCTGATAGTAGAACTTCTTGCCGTTGGCCTGCTGCTCAGCCTCACGCTCCTTGCACAGCGGCTGGTACTGGTGGTGCTTCTTGCTGTTGAGCTGGTACTGCTGGCCCTGGGGACGGAGCATCTGAATGGGGCTGGTCTTCTGACAGCTGTCCTCATCCAGGGACGCCTCATGGAGGTCAGCCAGAATACTGGATCTCCGGGCAAAAGAAGGAACCTTTGAAACAGAGAGTAatttgtgttatttaaaaaagcatATAAACATATAACATATCAATATCATGTGAAGAACAGGGGATTTTCTGGTGTTTTTGcacatgtatttaaaataaaggGCATCCCTCCCTGTGGAGCATTTGATTAATGGTTAAACTGCCTACAGTATCtacacatgtctctgtcagacAACAAAAGGCCATGGTTCATTGGGGCCCACGAGTTGCACTGAAGAAACTGTGCTTGGAATGTGTGAGGGGCTCTTCTGAGGCCCGGACGAGCACACAGTTTATTTCAGGGGCCTTCGTCCGTGTTCACACAGCCTTCCCACAGCTCCTGTGCAGCTCTCTCAGTCACAGGCCCGGCCATCAGAGTGACATTTCAAAGTGTCTCCTGTGGCTGTGACCTCAGCTCGGAGGAATGTCACTGGCTGCTTTGTGTCCCGTCATTGACTTTATCCCATGTGTTACCACCAACGCCCTCctgagagaaacaaaaacactccTCTGAGGGGTTCCCCTGGCCTTTTGGACCACTGATTGATGCGCTAAATGTACGATTCTCAGGCACTTAGTTACATCTGTTAGGTCAGGGAACTGATCCcttaaaaataagataatatcTCCACGTATATCTGTTGCCTGTAATAAATGGTTGATGTGCAAGAACTCTCACACCTTAGTTAGGGCCACTGTCTACACAGCATTCTTTTTTCAGCAGAAAAGTGCTGGCAGGGCGCTGGGGAACACTTCATAGAAAACTTCATAGTCAGCTGGCCAATCTGCTCCCAAAAAAATGAGCtattctgtctttgttgtgacagtAGACAGTTGTCTACCTGAAGAAGTGGCAGTGATGCCACCGGTGGCTTTCTGAAAAGCTCAGAGATTTTAAACTTTTCAAAGTGTTGGAGCGGCCACTCAAAAAAGGAGTGCTTTGAAAAAAGCTTTTCTAGGTGGTTGCATACATCCGCTCCACATTGAGAACAActgaaaaatagaaaagaaaccccccccccccgctaTGTAGACATCTTCCTCTGCGATGAAGATCAGTTATCCCATCACAAAGAGGCCCTGCTCAGCCTCTGGAAATGGCTGTATAATGTCTACGGTGGCTCTGGACGTTTGAGAAAATAACGCTGATAGCATTTCTAACAGAGAGTCTGCAGTACAAACTGAATGTGTTGTTGGGTTTGAGGGGCAGGGCTCTCAAAATATTGCTTtcaagttgcattatgggacaTGTAGGATTTAGTATTTCCAGAACTTGCTTCAGTCTTGAACTACAAGCCAGGATATCTCTGCCTTTTGCAGCTTCAATTTTGAtcgtttattttttaatgtgcacCTTAGGGACAGGAAGTGCAATATCAAATCCTTAGAGTGCCCCTTTGAATCTGCCTTCTATCAAATATTCAACATTTTCTCTACATTGCTTTCTGGGATTTTCAATGGAATTATGCATGAAAGTGGATCTTAAGCACAGCTGTAATTCATTGTTCACATTAATGCTAATCAGGAGAAGTATTAAGTGTCATTATTTTCTCACCTGAACCAGCAGGTGCTTGGGCTTGGGTCCTCTCTTGCGATATCCCATCAGCTGCTCTTGGCGTTCCCTGTGGGAGAGGAAAACAGCAGCCAATCAGTGAAACCATCTCACAGAGATGAGTCGCTGTTGCATGGCAACACAACGTCACGGGTGTCCTCCTCAGGCTCAATTAGAAATGCTGAGCCCATGTTACAGGTTGGAGTTACACTTCCTGATGCAAAGTGTAATTCACTCAATATGGATTAAAGGagcatacattttttatttttaattgttcttTTCACAGAATCCTAACCTTTATTCATGTGTGATACCTCATTACACTTGTCCTTAACTGCTACAAAAAGCCAAACAGTGGCTTGATAAGACACTCTAAATAACACTCAATATCCAGAGTAAAGTCTCTTCACAGTAGAAGATAATGGCCAGCCCCTCTCCAACTTTCCTTTgcttctctccttctccatgAAAGTCTCTCCAAGGCAGTAACTCAATACCGCAGACAGGAGTGATGTCAGTCCCctcccccaccctcctccctcACATCTAATTACAATGACGACTCAGTGTATTTTCATAGCCTGGCATTCAGACGATTTGGCTCCCCGGAGAGACACGCAATTAGTTTCAATAAAAAACCCTCCTCTTTAGAGAGAGGGAGGTAATtgcaaaaacagacacagagtgaCGTTGGTGTTTTGCTTCAATGTGTGACCTGCGCCTGAAAGGTTGCTGTAAGCAAAAAGGTGAGGGAGGCTGAGAGAAAAGCCAGTGACAGTTTAACATGCCATGCATTTAGGAAATTCAATTACACTGTCCTTCATGTGGAGCTGTGTGCTCAGTCACTCAATAGACTATTAAACAAGTGGCCAAGCAGCTAATTTCACCATGGCAGCCCGCTTTGAAAGCCATGGACTTCTTTACTAATAGAGGACATGAGGAAGTTCTGTCTGCTGAAGGTGTGCTCACCTTAAACATGAGTTTAAAATGTGCTCATACAAGCAAGattggtgacatcacagctggTTTAGAAGCTAATGATGCTCCAATATGCACAAGTGGGGTATGAAAACTTGAAACAATGAATGAAGGATGAATGGACTTTTCATTGAAGTAGGAGACACTGAGTATCATGGTTAGACTTTTGAAATAATATCATATTCACATATTCATAGTTCCTGGATTTTCAATAAGGGAAGAGGTAGGCTAGATGTAATTTCAATAATAGTaactaagggactgttctttacttatcagaggagaagAGTGCCTGAGGTACagacttttttttggttttgtttgatgCTAGATGctacaaacatttttctttgagcctccctgagtgatgGTGGGAAAATGCATCACCGTCCCTCTACAATAAATGAGTTATTAGATTTTCAGAAGTTACCCGCTGATGTTTTAAAGTTAAAGGTTTAAAGTTGAAGGCtacggggcgtcggtggcttagtggtagagcaggtgcaccatgtacaaggctgttgccgcagcggcccgggttcaaatccagctttgctgcatgtcatcccccctctctctctccccccttcacacttacctgtcctgtccaataaaggccaaatgccctaaaaaatatcttaaaaaaaaacaaatcttaaaaaaaaaaaaagttgaaggctaaatcctggagttgaaaaaaaaaagcctcactTTTTCTCTCTTGTCGTGCATGCAGGTTAGTTtgtgcaaacagtttatttatgGCAAAATCCAGCTTTACAGTTTCTGACTATGATAcatggtgtaattttggcaaATGTGCAGGAAATATGcagggcatgttttctttaaagagTTGccgtaaaataaatacaaaatacagccatttaaagttGTGTGCCAAAAATAAGAATGCAAGTCCCTCCCtaatacttaaaaaaatatttgacatgccCCCCTCCCTTTTTTTGCACCAACCCCTACCCcctcataaataatgaaaagaaaGTCTGTGAAGAgtattttttatactttttcaAACATTTCTTTAGAATGTCTGAAGTTTCAGTATCTATGTAAAATAGTGTAAATGAGCAAAGCAAAAATAACAAAGTTTCTAAATTAGCAATAAGCCAaacaaaacttttgttttggtcactttattatttttgcataATCAATAATAATCAGTTTACTGGGTGATATGATTGGTTGCCATGTCCTGTGGAAGATGACACAGGTGCATCTGGTGAATGGATGTTTGGACAGCAGGTAGCACTTAAACTTGATAACCTGATGCTACCACTCAATGAACTATCAAGTAACAGAGAGTTGAAGCAACAAAGTGTCACGGTTTGCTGTGGTAACACTGACCTGAGTTTAACCCTAACCTGACTCTCTGATGACACCAGTGTTAATCCTAATCCAAACCCTCCCATGCTGAATTTCTGCACATGGTGTAGTTCAGATCATTGATTAACATGGGATTATCCTTGGGGTGAGTATCAGACAATTCATGTACTGAGTGATGAACTGGACATGTAGGAAATTGAAATCGGTTTGCGTTATTTTGTCATCTCTATTTTGTACCTCATCACTCCTGAGGCCAGTTTATCTAAATCTAAACGTACCTGTCTTGGAAAGCATCAAGCAGTCTTGGGTCCAGGATGTTTTCCTCAGGTTCCCACGTGTTGTACCTATTCAGAGAGCAGACAGTAAGCAGTGAGGACACACTCACCTGTCAAACAGTGGCAGACATTAACAGACACTGGCTGAGGATACAAGGTTATTTTGGCACCAAAACGACCCTTACGACTCTTGACTTACACAGCTCATATTTGTAGGCATGTGCATGTGTAAACAACACGCCGAAACACTTGCACTCCCTGTGGATGCACGTGTAATAAATCATGAGTAACTTTTACGCGCGGCTgtaggggggaggggggggggggggatacaATGGGCCCAGCCTCCACTCAACTGTAGATATATGGGCATTTCTTAAACGTAGGCTTCAATTATAGACATGTCTTCCTTTAATTGGCACACTGGGGATtgcatacattttaaaatcacatcCATCATCGAGGCCAACGCGTCGAGCGCCTAAAGCAAGAACGCGCAACCGCCCTTATGCGCGCCCACGCTCGTACGGATGCACACATTGACACACTTCTGTTTTGACTGTTGTGTTATCATTCTATTTTAAAAGGAGACTTACTTTGGAGACCATCCTCGCCACTTGACCAGGTACTCAAACCTCCCCTGTGAATGGAGAGAAACGGGATAATCAGCGCAACGTTACTTTACGCAGCAAAATGCGCTCTGCAATGCACCGTCACCTGAGAAATTAGCTTataaaataaccaaaaataAGCCCATGTGAAGGTGAAAAGAAAGCAAAGAGAAATGATCCTCCTTTCCAGCTgcatgtgtgtaaaaatgtccttcGGTGCTCTTGTGACCAACCTTTCTGCTGCGCTTCTTCTCGATGCTCTCCACCGCAAAGACGTGCTCTCCCGCGGCGGGTAGCTCCATTTTCCGACACGAGAGTAGTGGCTCTTCTGTTTGTTCCCACTGCTTTTGGCTATCCGACACCTTATCCTCGCTTTCGGGCCGCTTtttcctgctgctcctctgaTGTGAAACACAAGAGCCCCCCGCCTCCCCCTGTTTGCACTGCGCCTCTTCCCTCGCTTTCCCCTCGGAGAGACTCGTTCTGCAGGCGAGTTGGAGCTGCAGCTAGAAAACACTTCATGCAAATAGCCGTTGGCGTGACGTCAGACGAGGGGGAGGTAATAGGGGCGGGGGTTGTTCCCGTGCTGCTTTCAGGTGCTATCGGAGAAAGTGTAATCACGAC from Epinephelus fuscoguttatus linkage group LG3, E.fuscoguttatus.final_Chr_v1 includes:
- the LOC125886560 gene encoding E3 SUMO-protein ligase CBX4-like, coding for MELPAAGEHVFAVESIEKKRSRKGRFEYLVKWRGWSPKYNTWEPEENILDPRLLDAFQDRERQEQLMGYRKRGPKPKHLLVQVPSFARRSSILADLHEASLDEDSCQKTSPIQMLRPQGQQYQLNSKKHHQYQPLCKEREAEQQANGKKFYYQLNSKKHHHYQPDLKGHEPVFAKPREVKAPELANKGYNLPPVLQQKWVRDKDSGCLTKVKDITMELKKLPADLNGHKEPEKVKPKEDASPQSNGVSNSKLKIVKNKNKNGRIVIVMSKYMENGMQAAKIKNGNSAEKPLQGTDNSTENHLEKMKLVKKLGLMNGFAKNSKDKPTFHSSGFNGDCPTEKEQSPKTEPTVTEQDKHVEVRGQGQLSVDQPLQLTTKTNLLSRPLDRGGPSPLDQRGSQGGFQGLKRHLSDTDNEEHGSSKRFLSSRSISTPNTISSPAQSISIDQNGHQSHTGLQDCGYADQEEPIDLSIVKSRPKATQPETHTQAQTVTQAEAHTQDETQMDVQTERHAETQKTTEEEKVSSVSVSNHEKRKEETFPSFQPFLGNIVITDITTNCLTVTFKEYITV